In Hypomesus transpacificus isolate Combined female chromosome 25, fHypTra1, whole genome shotgun sequence, one DNA window encodes the following:
- the c25h4orf54 gene encoding uncharacterized protein C4orf54 homolog isoform X3 has product MEATENTLHPRSVGGTQYKLLSDKYATGTHDELKYVDLDNSLNICKTNGNVSSPGEGYHDVVQKCCSNASLKARDKIPENEDLVNPFKTVSKCSSNTEAKKCMDNKDVLELTSDLYLNENVNNCLKLGIHEMCTENLKSNSKSAGYILPLKEETVNTWNDNEDLQYTDIYLSRTIESDDDVIVLSDDCVPCLMEDESHYITTHEILLSELSDHEVDNDIGAGSCWDIEADNQMYSFVDYASFDCDETRDVGERGKNKQGQSIGRIASRVLENDRCGKATCNSSECLKTPLGKCNGNSEGQIHLSIKTTSCAIHEPSNIQENENTLYHAKHAGDVSRYVFRGDAKADRLCDDAKCLIAAPGWLHFGSKLKGKHGNEYSSSASSAVSELDDADKEVRNLTARAFKSLAYPYFDSINVCTSSDSSASERGLGINSWSTFVDLKYGNISQGRGKNSMSHKMSSCTMAKKKDDQGCKSGALTNIKPPPSNMFNLNGNPHNAASKKKIALMGTFGQGHSGVITLTETLNICCNVKSGVPRGERRSKCQTVKNVKNSAGSRSTDEVTNASPGGQGGETRRRPCNARETMEDTHKKAIFASSLLKNVISKKMQFEHERKMERGEICEPYQVPSPCFVHQDLENLKENGTTSESRDRQSSKYSEAGSDNTIVCVQELGDIVDSSLCDAKCGSGRQASYTNLKSANEVGFDTKKRAFEAAKSTLLRSKNSAFRSWRDGELEFQKEQTNYQTPEWKLPSTKDNLGDTDLCADSGTSKLAHLFVPNIQLPSSEREVDNQLQTMNYLKRAPNDQKEGEGMRLRSDNTLYVPDSTRTSAPSKSPEIKLKSLKYNKSDKFNISKCPIFNLVCNGANLIKTADDSRCHALAPVLKGHLQRLDHLSINQQK; this is encoded by the exons ATGGAAGCAACTGAGAATACATTACATCCCCGTAGCGTCGGTGGTACGCAATATAAGCTCTTATCTGATAAGTATGCTACTGGGACACATGATGAATTGAAATACGTTGATTTAGACAATTCATTAAATATATGCAAAACGAATGGAAACGTGTCTTCTCCTGGAGAAGGGTACCATGATGTGGTTCAGAAATGTTGTAGTAATGCAAGTTTGAAGGCAAGAGACAAAATTCCTGAAAACGAAGATCTGGTAAATCCCTTCAAAACGGTCAGCAAATGCAGTAGTAATACCGAAGCTAAGAAATGTATGGATAACAAAGACGTATTGGAACTTACATCCGACTTATATTTAAACGAAAATGTTAATAATTGCCTCAAATTAGGCATACACGAAATGTGCACTGAAAATCTGAAGTCCAACTCGAAATCAGCAGGATATATTTTACCACTGAAAGAAGAAACTGTAAACACTTGGAATGACAATGAAGATTTGCAATACACAGATATTTATCTAAGCAGGACAATTGAGTCAGATGATGATGTTATAGTCTTGTCCGATGATTGTGTACCGTGCCTCATGGAGGATGAATCCCATTACATTACTACTCATGAAATCCTGCTCTCTGAGCTTTCAGATCATGAAGTGGATAATGACATCGGAGCAGGGTCCTGTTGGGACATTGAGGCTGATAACCAAATGTACTCTTTTGTGGATTATGCTTCTTTTGATTGTGACGAAACGAGAGATGTAGGTGAGAGAGGTAAAAACAAACAGGGTCAGTCTATTGGCAGAATAGCAAGCCGTGTACTTGAAAATGATAGATGTGGTAAGGCAACGTGCAACTCCTCGGAGTGTCTTAAGACACCACTTGGTAAGTGTAATGGGAACTCTGAGGGGCAGATTCACTTGTCTATCAAAACAACTTCCTGTGCTATACATGAGCCTAGCAACATCCaggaaaatgaaaatactcttTATCATGCTAAGCATGCAGGAGACGTGAGTCGGTATGTTTTCAGAGGTGATGCGAAAGCGGATAGATTGTGTGATGATGCGaagtgtttaattgctgccCCCGGGTGGTTGCACTTTGGCAGCAAATTAAAAGGCAAACATGGTAACGAGTACTCCAGCAGTGCATCTAGCGCTGTGAGTGAACTTGACGACGCCGACAAGGAAGTGCGCAATTTGACAGCCAGAGCGTTCAAGAGTTTAGCGTACCCCTATTTTGATTCCATAAATGTTTGCACCTCCAGCGATTCATCTGCTTCAGAACGTGGCCTGGGGATAAATAGCTGGTCAACGTTTGTGGACCTTAAATATGGAAACATATCCCAGGGAAGAGGAAAAAATAGCATGTCCCATAAAATGTCATCTTGTACAATGGCAAAGAAAAAAGACGATCAAGGTTGTAAAAGCGGTGCATTAACTAACATAAAGCCACCCCCGAGCAATATGTTTAATTTGAATGGCAATCCTCATAACGCTGCTTCAAAAAAGAAAATTGCTCTCATGGGAACCTTTGGGCAGGGCCATAGTGGAGTTATTACGCTTACAGAGACATTAAATATTTGCTGCAATGTCAAATCAGGGGTGCCTCGGGGAGAAAGGCGTTCAAAATGTCAAACTGTCAAAAATGTCAAAAACTCAGCAGGATCACGTTCCACAGATGAAGTTACCAACGCCTCGCCAGGCGGACAGGGTGGTGAGACTAGAAGACGACCCTGTAATGCAAGGGAAACcatggaagacacacacaagaaaGCAATATTCGCATCAAGTCTTCTTAAAAATGTTATATCCAAAAAAATGCAGTTTGAGCACGAGCGCAAAATGGAAAGGGGGGAGATATGCGAACCCTATCAAGTCCCATCACCCTGCTTTGTCCATCAAGACCTAGAAAATCTCAAGGAAAATGGCACAACAAGTGAGTCCAGGGATAGGCAGAGCTCAAAATATTCAGAGGCCGGTTCTGACAACACAATAGTTTGTGTTCAAGAATTAGGGGACATTGTGGACAGCAGTTTGTGCGATGCCAAGTGCGGCTCTGGGAGACAAGCTTCTTACACTAATTTAAAGTCGGCaaatgaagtgggattcgatacTAAAAAAAGAGCATTCGAAGCGGCCAAAAGCACGTTGCTTCGAAGCAAAAATAGCGCTTTCAGATCCTGGAGGGACGGTGAGCTAGAGTTTCAAAAGGAACAAACAAATTATCAAACTCCAGAGTGGAAACTGCCTTCGACTAAAGACAACCTCGGAGACACAGACTTGTGCGCCGATTCGGGGACTAGTAAACTGGCACATTTGTTTGTGCCAAATATCCAACTACCATCAAGTGAGAGAGAAGTTGATAATCAGCTGCAGACTATGAATTATTTGAAACGCGCGCCCAACGatcagaaagagggagaaggcaTGAGGTTGCGCTCTGACAATACCTTATATGTCCCTGATTCAACAAGAACTTCGGCTCCATCAAAATCACCGGAAATCAAATTGAAGAGTTTGAAATACAACAAAAGTGACAAGTTTAACATCTCAAAATGTCCTATTTTTAACCTAGTTTGTAATGGTGCCAACCTGATAAAGACAGCTGATGACTCCAGATGCCATGCGCTCGCTCCGGTGTTAAAGG GTCATCTCCAGAGGTTGGATCACTTATCCATCAACCAACAGAAATAG
- the c25h4orf54 gene encoding uncharacterized protein C4orf54 homolog isoform X6, protein MPCARSGVKGAIGANTQTIVYPPEHTSHADAVRKQEESHQSPKHSTIVMEVQSHDTPTTTIYHHSLPMTMSSAQHQVICFSPTMATIPTIDHFQATQRKMLLDPTTGNYYLVDTPVQPATKRLFDPETGQYVDVPMPQPPMTPLPMPMSISPLAMNPGAFGHSYMMYPGFMSTPTVIPARTMQSQMSMNSEADNGNKGSHSQQSDGVYIESPYYMATGKSPLPQRLTKVRTPLGNNNDKPPVINMASQQGPRIIAPPSFDGTTMSFVVEHR, encoded by the exons ATGCCATGCGCTCGCTCCGGTGTTAAAGG CGCCATAGGTGCCAATACTCAAACTATTGTCTACCCACCGGAGCATACGAGCCATGCTGATGCTGTAAGGAAGCAGGAAGAGAGCCACCAGTCCCCAAAGCACTCCACCATTGTCATGGAAGTACAATCCCATGACACCCCTACCACCACCATCTATCACCACTCCCTCCCCATGACCATGTCCTCAGCTCAACACCAGGTCATTTGTTTCTCCCCCACCATGGCAACTATACCAACCATTGACCACTTCCAGGCCACCCAAAGGAAGATGCTGCTGGACCCTACCACTGGAAACTACTACCTAGTCGACACACCTGTCCAACCAGCAACCAAACGACTCTTTGACCCTGAGACGGGCCAGTATGTAGATGTGCCCATGCCGCAGCCACCTATGACTCCCTTGCCCATgcccatgtccatctctccTTTGGCAATGAACCCTGGGGCTTTTGGGCACTCTTATATGATGTACCCAGGGTTTATGTCTACACCAACAGTGATCCCAGCACGGACAATGCAGTCCCAGATGTCCATGAACTCTGAGGCTGACAATGGAAATAAAGGCTCCCACTCCCAGCAGAGTGATGGGGTCTACATTGAGAGCCCATACTACATGGCCACAGGGAAGTCGCCACTGCCTCAACGTCTCACAAAGGTTAGAACGCCACTCGGAAATAACAATGACAAGCCACCCGTCATCAACATGGCCTCTCAGCAAGGTCCTAGGATCATTGCACCACCCTCCTTTGATGGGACAACCATGAGCTTTGTGGTTGAGCACAGATAA
- the c25h4orf54 gene encoding uncharacterized protein C4orf54 homolog isoform X5 → MPCARSGVKGSSPEVGSLIHQPTEIVPLGNTKKDMSEGHIGLKIETRTASRKQEKTPDITVKKNETKMANKAALQKLQAAVKTMEQLYVFDRNEWKRKSNPITESNVLSLVSNNELGRPVEEDGHVSNARPTSIMEKLKIMDSYPSTDKTPPAMTPSPSLEIKKENKPTKTFYIPHSREVTNGPKWPSQQGGGTGSKTFYLSASQNTSINTTASINMNTAQSHVISQAPYRTQGFCTKSPKVPVSLKISQARCLVEDSERPKKNEAGRPVTHTQSIISAVPENDLTIPFKSHTTSTEQIEGSGHDKASVYNFSAIGANTQTIVYPPEHTSHADAVRKQEESHQSPKHSTIVMEVQSHDTPTTTIYHHSLPMTMSSAQHQVICFSPTMATIPTIDHFQATQRKMLLDPTTGNYYLVDTPVQPATKRLFDPETGQYVDVPMPQPPMTPLPMPMSISPLAMNPGAFGHSYMMYPGFMSTPTVIPARTMQSQMSMNSEADNGNKGSHSQQSDGVYIESPYYMATGKSPLPQRLTKVRTPLGNNNDKPPVINMASQQGPRIIAPPSFDGTTMSFVVEHR, encoded by the exons ATGCCATGCGCTCGCTCCGGTGTTAAAGG GTCATCTCCAGAGGTTGGATCACTTATCCATCAACCAACAGAAATAGTGCCATTAGgtaatacaaaaaaagataTGTCAGAGGGACACATTGGATTGAAAATTGAAACTAGAACAGCTTCTAGAAAACAAGAGAAAACACCTGATATAACTGtgaaaaaaaatgaaaccaAGATGGCCAACAAGGCTGCCTTACAAAAACTACAGGCTGCAGTGAAAACCATGGAGCAGTTGTATGTTTTTGatagaaatgaatggaaaaGAAAGTCCAATCCCATAACAGAAAGCAATGTCCTCTCCCTGGTTTCCAATAATGAACTTGGTAGGCCTGTAGAAGAGGATGGACATGTAAGCAATGCTAGGCCAACATCCATCATGGAGAAGCTTAAAATAATGGACTCCTATCCAAGCACAGACAAAACTCCCCCTGCAATGACACCCTCCCCTAGTTTggagataaaaaaagaaaacaaaccaaCCAAAACATTTTACATCCCTCACAGCAGAGAGGTGACAAATGGGCCCAAATGGCCCTCACAACAAGGTGGTGGAACAGGTAGCAAAACATTTTATCTTAGCGCCAGTCAAAATACATCAATAAACACAACTGCAAGTATTAATATGAATACAGCCCAGTCTCATGTCATCTCCCAAGCACCTTACAGGACTCAGGGCTTCTGTACAAAATCACCTAAAGTTCCAGTGTCATTGAAGATTTCTCAGGCAAGATGCCTAGTAGAGGACAGTGAGAGACCTAAGAAAAATGAGGCAGGTAGGCCAGTTACACACACCCAATCCATCATCTCAGCTGTACCAGAGAATGATCTAACCATACCTTTCAAGTCCCATACCACCAGCACCGAACAAATTGAAGGGTCAGGCCATGATAAGGCATCCGTTTACAATTTCAGCGCCATAGGTGCCAATACTCAAACTATTGTCTACCCACCGGAGCATACGAGCCATGCTGATGCTGTAAGGAAGCAGGAAGAGAGCCACCAGTCCCCAAAGCACTCCACCATTGTCATGGAAGTACAATCCCATGACACCCCTACCACCACCATCTATCACCACTCCCTCCCCATGACCATGTCCTCAGCTCAACACCAGGTCATTTGTTTCTCCCCCACCATGGCAACTATACCAACCATTGACCACTTCCAGGCCACCCAAAGGAAGATGCTGCTGGACCCTACCACTGGAAACTACTACCTAGTCGACACACCTGTCCAACCAGCAACCAAACGACTCTTTGACCCTGAGACGGGCCAGTATGTAGATGTGCCCATGCCGCAGCCACCTATGACTCCCTTGCCCATgcccatgtccatctctccTTTGGCAATGAACCCTGGGGCTTTTGGGCACTCTTATATGATGTACCCAGGGTTTATGTCTACACCAACAGTGATCCCAGCACGGACAATGCAGTCCCAGATGTCCATGAACTCTGAGGCTGACAATGGAAATAAAGGCTCCCACTCCCAGCAGAGTGATGGGGTCTACATTGAGAGCCCATACTACATGGCCACAGGGAAGTCGCCACTGCCTCAACGTCTCACAAAGGTTAGAACGCCACTCGGAAATAACAATGACAAGCCACCCGTCATCAACATGGCCTCTCAGCAAGGTCCTAGGATCATTGCACCACCCTCCTTTGATGGGACAACCATGAGCTTTGTGGTTGAGCACAGATAA